The following are encoded in a window of Ricinus communis isolate WT05 ecotype wild-type chromosome 4, ASM1957865v1, whole genome shotgun sequence genomic DNA:
- the LOC8270756 gene encoding ras-related protein RABF2a — protein MATAGNKNINAKLVLLGDVGAGKSSLVLRFVKGQFVEFQESTIGAAFFSQTLAVNDATVKFEIWDTAGQERYHSLAPMYYRGAAAAIIVYDITNQASFERAKKWVQELQAQGNPNMVMALAGNKADLLDARKVATEEAQVYAQENGLFFMETSAKTATNVNDIFYEIAKRLPRVQPSQNPSGMVLMDRPAERTASASCCS, from the exons ATGGCAACTGCTGGAAACAAGAACATAAATGCAAAATTG GTGCTTCTTGGGGATGTTGGTGCTGGAAAGTCTAGCCTTGTGTTACGTTTTGTGAAAGGACAGTTTGTTGAATTTCAG GAATCAACCATCGGTGCTGCCTTCTTCTCACAAACATTGGCTGTGAATGATGCAACTGTAAAATTTGAGATTTGGGACACAGCAGGTCAGGAGAGGTATCACAGCTTGGCTCCTATGTACTACAGGGGAGCAGCTGCAGCAATTATTGTTTATGATATAACAAATCAG GCCTCATTTGAGCGAGCGAAGAAATGGGTCCAAGAACTTCAGGCACAAG GTAACCCAAACATGGTTATGGCACTTGCTGGGAATAAAGCTGATTTGCTAGATGCAAGGAAGGTAGCAACTGAA GAAGCTCAAGTATATGCTCAGGAGAATGGCCTTTTCTTTATGGAAACGTCAGCTAAAACAGCAACCAATGTTAATGACATTTTCTATGAAATAG CAAAAAGACTACCTCGGGTACAGCCATCACAGAATCCATCAGGAATGGTTCTTATGGATAGACCCGCAGAAAGGACAGCAAGTGCATCCTGTTGCTCTTAA